One window of Kineococcus mangrovi genomic DNA carries:
- a CDS encoding putative bifunctional diguanylate cyclase/phosphodiesterase: MSSPLTPTRPTPGRVGGGIGLLALAGGLTVLVVRATGTVRTPLAVTGIAAIAAAALALIVLHRGRNSRKYLGAATLWGIGALTAGLLPGTGAETSPLPPLAFAVGSLGLLVVLLQLLVRARAGSDDPPLVVDALMLASALATAAWDAFARTGHHGPPGWTAAVAAVLVVSSVVACSSIALAIEQPRLRLAAAGLTVNGIGTALAAVCHHHDAVVASVGCAVAAVGGAVGLLCLPRDGVVRHGGQTAGRAARRLQVASLVPGPVLLVDLVLLVVDPRADSVLYGFYVAVLVTFTIRHAATARSIDRTTTHLTFQALHDNLTGLGNRGLLERALTEPDHASCLVLVELVGLDDVNDVLGVSAGDAVIAAAAQEVGSVAGELGGDAFRTAGDEIAVVLPGGPAQVLRHAERVLAAVTTAPARVPGAARFPLSAAAGVANCPFGDDYDGTDVMKPFVQADIALREAKRHGPGAVSVYSGSVAAEHARRSLLRDRLTQAVRDGVVDVHYQPVVSFTTGRVDKFEALARWDDPVLGPVSPVEFIAVAEECNLVVALGEHVLRTAVRTAHEAGVFSAGVGLAVNVSVVQLQSPGFTDVVVELLDRYRVPPRLLTLELTESVFLDSDSPAERVVTDLAALGCSIAIDDFGTGYSAFGYLGRLPVHVLKIDRSLTRSLTDDVNGQSVVTCVVDLATRLGLTVVVEGVETEQQAAICRFISAPLGQGWLYSRAVPRELLGEQLSRVHPVPDALTVDTA; this comes from the coding sequence CATCGCCGCGATCGCCGCGGCGGCCCTCGCGCTGATCGTGCTGCACCGGGGCCGCAACTCCCGCAAGTACCTCGGGGCCGCGACGCTGTGGGGGATCGGCGCCCTCACCGCCGGCCTCCTCCCCGGCACCGGCGCCGAGACGTCCCCGCTGCCCCCGCTCGCCTTCGCCGTGGGGTCCCTGGGCCTGCTCGTCGTCCTGCTCCAGCTGCTCGTGCGGGCCCGCGCCGGCAGCGACGACCCCCCGCTCGTCGTCGACGCGCTCATGCTCGCCAGCGCCCTGGCCACCGCCGCCTGGGACGCCTTCGCCCGCACCGGCCACCACGGACCGCCGGGGTGGACGGCCGCGGTCGCCGCCGTCCTCGTCGTGAGCTCCGTCGTGGCCTGCTCGTCGATCGCGCTGGCCATCGAGCAACCCCGCCTGCGCCTGGCGGCCGCCGGGCTCACCGTCAACGGGATCGGGACGGCGCTCGCGGCGGTCTGCCACCACCACGACGCGGTCGTGGCGTCCGTCGGGTGCGCGGTCGCGGCGGTCGGCGGGGCCGTCGGCCTGCTGTGCCTGCCCCGCGACGGCGTCGTCCGCCACGGGGGGCAGACCGCCGGACGCGCGGCCCGCAGGCTCCAGGTCGCCTCCCTCGTGCCCGGCCCCGTCCTGCTGGTCGACCTCGTGCTGCTCGTCGTCGACCCGCGCGCCGACTCCGTCCTGTACGGCTTCTACGTCGCCGTCCTCGTGACGTTCACGATCCGGCACGCGGCGACGGCGCGATCGATCGACCGGACCACCACGCACCTGACGTTCCAGGCGCTGCACGACAACCTCACCGGGCTGGGGAACCGCGGGCTGCTCGAACGCGCCCTCACCGAACCCGACCACGCCTCCTGCCTGGTCCTCGTCGAACTCGTCGGGCTCGACGACGTCAACGACGTGCTCGGCGTCAGCGCCGGCGACGCCGTCATCGCCGCCGCGGCGCAGGAGGTCGGGTCCGTCGCCGGTGAGCTCGGCGGGGACGCCTTCCGCACGGCCGGCGACGAGATCGCGGTCGTCCTGCCGGGGGGACCCGCTCAGGTCCTGCGGCACGCCGAACGGGTCCTGGCCGCCGTCACGACGGCCCCCGCGAGGGTTCCCGGCGCCGCCCGGTTCCCGCTGTCGGCCGCCGCCGGGGTCGCGAACTGCCCGTTCGGCGACGACTACGACGGCACCGACGTCATGAAACCCTTCGTGCAGGCCGACATCGCCCTGCGCGAGGCCAAGCGCCACGGGCCGGGCGCGGTCTCGGTGTACTCGGGGTCGGTGGCCGCCGAGCACGCCCGCCGCAGCCTGCTGCGCGACCGGCTCACGCAGGCCGTCCGCGACGGGGTCGTCGACGTGCACTACCAGCCGGTCGTCTCGTTCACGACGGGCCGCGTCGACAAGTTCGAGGCCCTCGCCCGCTGGGACGACCCCGTCCTGGGCCCGGTCTCCCCCGTGGAGTTCATCGCCGTCGCCGAGGAGTGCAACCTCGTCGTGGCCCTCGGCGAGCACGTCCTGCGCACCGCCGTCCGCACGGCCCACGAGGCCGGGGTGTTCTCCGCCGGCGTCGGCCTGGCCGTCAACGTCTCGGTGGTCCAGCTGCAGTCACCGGGGTTCACCGACGTCGTCGTCGAACTCCTCGACCGGTACCGCGTCCCGCCGCGGCTGCTGACGCTGGAACTCACCGAGTCGGTATTCCTGGACTCCGACTCCCCCGCCGAGCGCGTCGTCACCGACCTCGCCGCCCTGGGGTGCAGCATCGCCATCGACGACTTCGGGACGGGGTACTCTGCCTTCGGGTACCTGGGCCGGCTGCCGGTGCACGTCCTGAAGATCGACCGGTCGCTGACGCGGTCCCTCACCGACGACGTCAACGGCCAGTCGGTCGTCACGTGCGTCGTGGACCTCGCCACCCGCCTCGGGCTGACGGTCGTCGTCGAGGGCGTCGAGACCGAGCAGCAGGCCGCGATCTGCCGGTTCATCTCCGCCCCCCTGGGCCAGGGCTGGCTGTACTCCCGGGCCGTGCCGCGAGAACTCCTGGGCGAGCAGCTGTCCCGCGTCCACCCCGTGCCGGACGCCCTCACCGTCGACACCGCGTGA